ATTTCATAAATACCAGTAAATAGGAGTGAAGAAAAAATATTTGACGTATTCCCAACTATTACACCAATAGTTTTCGTATTTTTTGTTCTCAAATCCCTAGCAGAAGAAAATGGTCTATAGTTCAGCCTTTTTATCGTATTCTCAATTTTTTCTTTTGTAGCGACGCTCATTTTATTGAAGTCGCCATTCAAGAAGCGAGAAACGGTTGTTGCTGAGACACCCGTTTCTTTAGCAACGTCAAATATATTTACATGTTTCAATTAGCTGTCACCCCTCTGTATGCAAAAACAGTTCAAAAAAGAAAGAAAAAGAGAGAATTCAATCCCTCTCAGAGTATACATTAACGCATTTTAAAAAATTATTATGAGCTATGCTTGCCCTCTTTGAAAATCTGCAATATTTTGATACTCACTTTTAAGCTGCCTACTCAAACGAATATAGATCGGAACTAACTGTCGGTAAGCCTTGAAATTGTTTGAATCAGGTTCATAAGTATTAGTTTTGCCAATAAAATTTTTAACTACTTTCAAATCATCAACCAAGCCAAGGGACTTCATCCCAACAACAGCAGCCCCCAAACAAGATGATTCAAAATCTTCTGGTATCGTAATTGGTGTTTCAAAAATATCAGCCAAAATTTGCCTGCATAAAGGCGACTGAGTAAACCCTCCCGTTGCCATAATAGATTTAGGTTTGCCAACGACTTCTTCCAAAGCCAAAAGTACCGTATACAGATTATAAACAATGCCCTCCAAAATTGCCCGAACCATATTTGCTCGAGTATGCATTTGAGTTAGCCCAAAGAAAGTACCACGGGCATCGGCGTCCCATATTGGAGCGCGCTCGCCGCCTAAGAAAGGCAGAAAAATCAAACCATCGGCACCAGCTGGGACTGTCTCTGCAATTTTAGTCAACAAATCGTACGAATCTATCTTCAATAAAGCAGCCGTATTTTGTTCGGCATCAAAGAGGTTATCTCGTGCCCAGCGAAAAATCACGCCACCGTTGTTAACTGGGCCGCCTACAACCCACAATTTTTTAGTCAATGCATAACAAAAAACACGTTCCTTGGGGTCAATAACGGGGTGGTCAGTCACAACACGAACACCACCAGAGGTGCCAATGGTCACTGCTACTTCACCTTCGCTAATTGCACCTACACCTAAATTTGATAACGCACCATCAAAAGCACCTTGTATAAAGGGAGCATCTGAAGGATACCCAAGTATTTTTGCGTACTCCGCATTCATATGAAGGGTTTGTTGATAGCCATCAACTATTTTGGGTAACTGATTTCTGTTCACGCCAGTCAATTCAAGTGCTCGGTTATCCCAATCTAAATTAAAGATGTTGAAAATTCCGGTACAGCTCGCAACAGAGATATCTATTTGCCAAACATTGAATAAACGATAGAAAATGTACTCTTTAACCCCACAATAATAAGCAGTCTTGGTATAAATCTCAGGATGTTCATTTTTTAACCAAAGCAGTTTACATAGCGGTGACATAGGATGTATCGGCGTGCCGGTATGCTGATAGAGAAGACTGCCAGTACCATTTCTTTTCAATTCTTCAGCATATTTAGTTGCTCGAGTATCAGCCCACGTAATGATCCTAGTTAAAGGCTGGTGATCTTTGTCTAAAGCGATCAAGCTTTGGTTGGCGCTTGAGAAAGAAACACCACGCAAAGTTCCGTGCTTAAAATCTGTTTTTCGTAGAATTTCTTGTAAGCCGTGGATAACAGCATCGAAAATTTCATCAGGATCTTCTTCGGCCATACCATTTGTATCACGGTACAAAGCATATAGGTTATTGGAATAAGCTAACGCTTTGCCTTCCAAATCATAAAGAACAGCTTTCGTACTGGTTGTGCCAATATCCATACCAATTATATAATCCATTAAAAAATCATTCCTTTCTCAAAATTTCGTTTCACATAAAAGCTGAAACCGCCAAGATAGATAAGAGTCCAGAAACAGAAATGACTGTTGTCAATGTTGTCCAAGATAGAAACGTTTCTTTTAAACTCAATCCAAAATACTCTTTAATCATCCAGAAACCTGCATCATTGACATGATCAGCAAAGACACTGCCTGCACCGATGGCTAAAACAATTAAAGCTGGATTAACGGCAGAATTATTTACAATCGAAGTGACTAAACTGGCAGCGGTGATTGAAGCCACGGTTGAAGACCCCAAGCTAACTCTAAGCAAGGCGGCGATGAGCCAAGCAATCAGAATCGGTGAAAAGTTTGTTTGTCCAAACAACTGACCAATATATTTTGAAACCCCACCATCAACTAAGACTTGTTTGAAGGCTCCACCACCGCCAATAATTAAGAGCATCATGGAAATCTGTTGAACAGATTCAGTCATAGATGCGCCGATTTTTTTGATATTAATACCTCTAAAAATACCCATCGTGAAAATAGCGACCAGCAAAGAAATCAGCATCGAGGCATCTGGAGCACCGACAAATTGAATGAACTCATTAATAAAATTGTTTTTTGGCAAAATAAAGGAACATATCGTTGCAATACTGATCAAAATAACAGGCAGCAACGCTGTTAAGACACTAATCGTAAAACCAGGAGTTTCGTCGATTTTAAACTCTTTATAATGTCCCAGCACGGAAACATCAACATCTTTACGATAAACTCTTGGATAAAACTTATGCAAAAAATAGTTGAAAATTGGTCCAGAAATAATGATTGTCGGAATCGAAACAATGATTCCTAGCAGCAAAACATGTCCCAAAGGTACATTTAAAGCCTGCGCAACGGCTGTTGGCGCCGGATGCGGCGGCAGAAAACCGTGAGCAACATTCAGGGTGGCTGCCATAGGGATTCCCAGATACATCAACGGAAGATCAACCTCTCTGGCAATAACGAAGATAATCGGCAATAGGACAACCAGACCAACTTCAAAGAATAAGGCCAAACCAATAATAAAGGAAGTCAAAATAACGGCGATTTGGATATTTCTCTTTCCGAAAGTCTTAATTAACTTATTGGCGATTCGAAAACCACCACCAGAATCA
The Oenococcus kitaharae DSM 17330 DNA segment above includes these coding regions:
- the gntK gene encoding gluconokinase, with the protein product MDYIIGMDIGTTSTKAVLYDLEGKALAYSNNLYALYRDTNGMAEEDPDEIFDAVIHGLQEILRKTDFKHGTLRGVSFSSANQSLIALDKDHQPLTRIITWADTRATKYAEELKRNGTGSLLYQHTGTPIHPMSPLCKLLWLKNEHPEIYTKTAYYCGVKEYIFYRLFNVWQIDISVASCTGIFNIFNLDWDNRALELTGVNRNQLPKIVDGYQQTLHMNAEYAKILGYPSDAPFIQGAFDGALSNLGVGAISEGEVAVTIGTSGGVRVVTDHPVIDPKERVFCYALTKKLWVVGGPVNNGGVIFRWARDNLFDAEQNTAALLKIDSYDLLTKIAETVPAGADGLIFLPFLGGERAPIWDADARGTFFGLTQMHTRANMVRAILEGIVYNLYTVLLALEEVVGKPKSIMATGGFTQSPLCRQILADIFETPITIPEDFESSCLGAAVVGMKSLGLVDDLKVVKNFIGKTNTYEPDSNNFKAYRQLVPIYIRLSRQLKSEYQNIADFQRGQA
- a CDS encoding gluconate:H+ symporter, whose translation is MPLLIVLLGVILLIFLITKLKLNTFVSLVITAFLAALALGIPIANIPTSIENGIGSQLGHLAIIFGFGSMLGKLISDSGGGFRIANKLIKTFGKRNIQIAVILTSFIIGLALFFEVGLVVLLPIIFVIAREVDLPLMYLGIPMAATLNVAHGFLPPHPAPTAVAQALNVPLGHVLLLGIIVSIPTIIISGPIFNYFLHKFYPRVYRKDVDVSVLGHYKEFKIDETPGFTISVLTALLPVILISIATICSFILPKNNFINEFIQFVGAPDASMLISLLVAIFTMGIFRGINIKKIGASMTESVQQISMMLLIIGGGGAFKQVLVDGGVSKYIGQLFGQTNFSPILIAWLIAALLRVSLGSSTVASITAASLVTSIVNNSAVNPALIVLAIGAGSVFADHVNDAGFWMIKEYFGLSLKETFLSWTTLTTVISVSGLLSILAVSAFM